A window of Solanum stenotomum isolate F172 chromosome 3, ASM1918654v1, whole genome shotgun sequence contains these coding sequences:
- the LOC125859766 gene encoding pentatricopeptide repeat-containing protein At5g50280, chloroplastic, with protein MALKHSFIPSSTSCTLQANHYYYALYPLRIGRNPISSRPFSQSSSPVFSNSSIPRSTPSSLFLSFLEEDEEEEVVDEEEERLILSETQELNQPDNDPIRRFFQTRTADQESDPDPGSLGKLSLQENRKTSWHLASITASTEDDDDEVEDIQKSLLDTLPPSPRVEGIVSQIVEKAKSLPENVTLGEVLGEFEGRVGQEDCEEVLGLLGNEGLAIDCLYFFEWMGLNEPSLVTPRAYTVLFLILGRAGMSKELLVLFKNLPNRKGFRDVHVYNAAISGLLCCRRYDDAWEIYQSMETNSVQPDHVTSSIMITIMRKRGSSAKEAWELFEKMNKEGVKWSLEVAGALIKSFCDEGLKKEALIIQLEMEKRGLSSNAIVYNTLMHAYCKSNQIEEAEGLFAEMKKKRIAPTSATYNTLMDAYSRRLQPDVVEKLLQEMEDAGLEPNVKSYTCLISAYGRLKKMSDLAANAFLRMTKVGIKPNSYSYTALIHAYSVSGWHDKAYTAFENMLREGIKPSIETYTTLLDAFRRAGDTQTLMKIWKMMIREKIEGTRVTFNILLDGFAKQGCYVEARDVICEFGKLGLQPTVMTYNMLINAYARGGQESRLPQLLKEMSALNLKPDSITYSTMIYAFIRVRDYKRAFYFHKQMVKNRQVPDAESYEKLRAILDVKAAIKNRKDKSALMGIVKSSMGLLKEKKKGKKDEFWKNRKKGSRFQGGQ; from the exons ATGGCGCTCAAACACTCCTTTATCCCGTCTTCTACTTCCTGTACATTACAGGCAAATCACTACTACTATGCCCTTTACCCTTTGAGAATTGGAAGAAATCCCATATCCTCAAGACCCTTCTCTCAATCATCCTCCCCTGTTTTTTCTAACTCTTCCATTCCTCGGTCTACACCTTCCTcccttttcctttcttttcttgaaGAAGACGAGGAAGAAGAAGTAGTAGACGAGGAAGAAGAAAGACTTATTCTTTCAGAAACCCAGGAGTTAAATCAACCAGACAATGACCCAATTCGCCGGTTCTTCCAGACTCGGACAGCAGACCAAGAATCTGACCCAGACCCAGGTAGTCTAGGCAAGTTATCTCTTCAAGAGAACCGTAAAACATCTTGGCACCTTGCTTCTATCACTGCTTCAACTGAAGACGATGACGACGAAGTCGAAGATATTCAGAAATCGCTACTCGATACACTCCCCCCAAGTCCTAGAGTTGAGGGGATTGTCAGTCAAATAGTGGAGAAGGCGAAGAGCTTACCGGAAAATGTGACCTTAGGTGAAGTATTAGGTGAATTTGAAGGGAGGGTTGGACAGGAAGACTGTGAGGAAGTGTTGGGTTTGCTGGGAAATGAAGGTTTGGCGATTGATTGCTTGTATTTTTTCGAATGGATGGGGCTTAATGAGCCGTCATTGGTTACACCTCGTGCATATACGGTTCTGTTCCTGATACTTGGGAGGGCTGGTATGAGCAAGGAGTTACTAGTTTTGTTTAAGAACTTGCCTAATCGAAAGGGGTTCAGGGATGTCCATGTTTATAATGCAGCTATTTCCGGGCTTTTATGCTGTAGAAG GTATGATGATGCTTGGGAAATTTATCAGTCCATGGAAACAAATTCTGTCCAACCAGACCATGTGACGAGTTCGATTATGATTACAATAATGAGGAAACGGGGCAGTAGTGCCAAAGAAGCTTGGGAGTTATTCGAAAAGATGAATAAAGAAGGTGTGAAGTGGAGCTTGGAAGTAGCAGGTGCTCTAATTAAATCCTTTTGTGATGAAGGCCTGAAGAAGGAAGCTTTAATTATCCAGTTGGAAATGGAGAAAAGGGGTTTATCTTCTAATGCCATTGTCTATAATACTCTGATGCATGCTTACTGTAAATCTAACCAAATTGAAGAAGCTGAAGGTCTCTTTGCtgagatgaagaagaaaagaattgcACCTACCTCGGCTACTTATAATACTTTGATGGATGCATACAGTAGGAGACTCCAGCCTGATGTTGTTGAGAAGCTGCTACAGGAAATGGAAGATGCTGGTTTGGAGCCAAATGTGAAATCATATACATGCCTGATCAGTGCCTATGGAAGACTGAAGAAAATGAGTGACTTGGCTGCAAATGCATTCTTGAGGATGACAAAGGTTGGTATAAAACCAAATTCTTACTCGTATACAGCTCTTATTCATGCCTATTCAGTCAGTGGGTGGCATGATAAAGCTTACACAGCTTTTGAGAATATGCTAAGGGAGGGAATCAAACCCTCCATAGAAACTTATACTACTCTTCTTGATGCATTTAGACGAGCTGGTGATACCCAGACACTCatgaaaatttggaaaatgATGATCAGAGAGAAAATTGAAGGGACAAGGGTGACATTTAACATTCTACTGGATGGATTTGCTAAACAAGGTTGCTATGTCGAAGCAAGAGATGTAATTTGTGAGTTTGGGAAGCTTGGGTTACAACCAACAGTAATGACATACAACATGTTGATCAATGCATATGCGAGGGGAGGACAAGAATCAAGGTTGCCACAGCTTTTGAAGGAGATGTCAGCACTTAATCTAAAACCTGATTCTATTACATATTCCACAATGATATATGCCTTCATCCGCGTGCGAGATTATAAGAGAGCATTTTATTTTCACAAGCAGATGGTAAAAAACCGGCAAGTGCCTGATGCTGAATCATATGAGAAGCTCCGGGCAATTCTGGATGTAAAAGCTGCCATAAAGAACAGGAAGGATAAGAGTGCTTTAATGGGAATAGTTAAGAGCAGTATGGGCttattgaaagaaaagaaaaagggaaagaaggATGAATTctggaaaaatagaaaaaaaggatCAAGATTTCAAGGAGGACAGTAG
- the LOC125860612 gene encoding dolichol-phosphate mannose synthase subunit 2-like, translating to MELVDRIGLILTLTNLSIFTYYTFWVIILPFVDNDHFVHKYFLPQEYAILISIYAAVALICFLSICIGYVMLESKKKKA from the coding sequence ATGGAGTTAGTTGACCGAATTGGGCTGATTTTAACATTGACCAATTTATCCATTTTCACATATTATACCTTCTGGGTCATCATTCTGCCTTTTGTTGACAACGATCATTTCGTGCATAAGTATTTTCTACCTCAAGAATACGCAATTCTCATTTCTATATATGCTGCAGTAGCACTAATCTGCTTCTTGAGCATCTGTATTGGATACGTCATGCTCGAGtccaagaagaagaaggcatGA